In Acidisarcina polymorpha, one DNA window encodes the following:
- a CDS encoding M15 family metallopeptidase, with product MTNHRLGRLRSSATVFFLSAAALSQSLQVQPNMRPLTPDERTAMTGKSWSPGCPVSLDDLLSIRITYFGFDHLTHKGRLIIHKRFAQEASAIFQELYDIRFPINKIDPYENYEVGGGNAEKNVTVGFYCRKAQDAPKEWSGHAYGIAVDLNPFDNPFHDAKEGWWPKGADARSKRDDTKGKVSPSTEAFQIFARHGWAWGGFYSGEPDYMHFYKATLGGSGNVLERSYVATGLQYVPVEQ from the coding sequence GTGACAAACCATCGGCTCGGCCGTCTCAGAAGCAGCGCCACTGTCTTCTTTCTTTCAGCTGCGGCTTTGAGCCAAAGCCTTCAGGTTCAGCCAAACATGAGGCCTCTCACTCCTGATGAACGAACTGCTATGACCGGGAAATCATGGAGTCCAGGTTGTCCCGTATCGCTCGATGATCTCCTCTCGATCCGCATAACCTACTTCGGATTCGATCACCTGACCCATAAAGGCAGGCTCATAATCCATAAGCGCTTCGCCCAAGAAGCCTCCGCAATCTTCCAGGAGCTGTACGATATACGGTTTCCGATCAACAAAATCGATCCATACGAGAACTATGAGGTTGGCGGCGGCAACGCGGAAAAGAATGTGACCGTCGGCTTCTACTGCCGTAAAGCGCAAGATGCGCCCAAGGAGTGGAGCGGTCACGCCTACGGCATTGCCGTCGATCTGAATCCCTTCGATAATCCGTTCCACGATGCGAAGGAGGGCTGGTGGCCAAAGGGGGCCGATGCCCGTTCTAAGCGCGACGATACTAAGGGCAAGGTCTCTCCGAGCACTGAGGCGTTTCAGATCTTTGCTCGGCATGGCTGGGCGTGGGGCGGCTTCTACTCGGGAGAGCCCGACTATATGCACTTCTATAAGGCGACTCTCGGGGGTAGTGGAAACGTGCTCGAACGGTCTTACGTGGCGACAGGGTTGCAGTACGTCCCGGTGGAGCAGTAG
- a CDS encoding ParA family protein, which yields MPVIAVSNPKGGAGKSTTTLLLATYLAQGGASVCVLDADPNQPIMDWKINGSSKTSLKVIGSIRESNLMETLDERREQFVFIDLEGTASVLVSRSIAMSDFVIIPVQASAVDVRQAGKAIKAVKDEEKVAQRSSLYRKIPFRVLMTRTPAPGAPVSSVQRQLEAELQEAKVPRFNTSLAERLAFKAIFVERLTLAELGEHKVGNLEAAYQNIHELVDELVQILYEIDRKRYPNEQ from the coding sequence ATGCCGGTCATTGCTGTTTCTAATCCGAAAGGCGGGGCGGGCAAAAGCACGACGACACTGCTGCTTGCCACGTATCTGGCCCAAGGCGGAGCGTCCGTCTGTGTCCTTGATGCAGATCCAAACCAGCCAATAATGGATTGGAAAATAAATGGTTCTTCGAAGACCAGCTTGAAAGTCATAGGGTCCATCAGGGAATCAAATCTCATGGAGACTCTCGACGAGAGACGAGAACAGTTTGTTTTCATCGACTTGGAGGGTACTGCCAGTGTTCTGGTCTCGCGATCGATCGCAATGTCAGACTTTGTGATTATTCCGGTACAAGCCAGCGCGGTGGATGTTAGGCAAGCAGGAAAAGCAATCAAAGCCGTCAAAGATGAGGAGAAGGTAGCTCAGCGGTCAAGTTTGTACCGCAAAATACCTTTTCGGGTCCTCATGACTCGAACTCCTGCACCTGGTGCCCCTGTATCCTCTGTGCAGCGTCAATTGGAAGCTGAGCTTCAAGAGGCCAAAGTTCCTCGATTTAATACAAGTCTTGCAGAACGTCTCGCATTCAAGGCGATCTTTGTCGAAAGGCTAACCCTTGCGGAGCTTGGTGAGCACAAGGTCGGGAATCTGGAAGCCGCTTATCAAAATATCCATGAACTGGTAGATGAATTGGTTCAGATCCTTTACGAGATTGACAGAAAGAGGTACCCGAATGAGCAGTAA